A window of the Lolium perenne isolate Kyuss_39 chromosome 7, Kyuss_2.0, whole genome shotgun sequence genome harbors these coding sequences:
- the LOC127314067 gene encoding uncharacterized protein, translating to MAHLRLLLPHSRCHPHPHRLLPLFRFCSSNSGNPPPPPIKPVSYAPKPQPPPAAEAPSPEPPSASPDDPLPRRFQQQPQPQNPPRQFTRQEMRFANESGPAIAPVSYPSRVAPLPEDRPAAGEEGVNEEDLRGEGERIEKEAQWGRRPVFGLQVEEETVPYPTLIPVVKRPQKVAIDLVDALREIKASANEKKRNFTETVEAHVMLGVDPRRGDQMVRGAITLPHGTGKTVRVAVFAEGPAAEEARAAGADVVGGDELIEEIRKGGGKLSFDKCIATPMYMPRLSKVARILGPRGLMPNPKLGSVTNDVSGAVKAAKSGRVDFKIDKTAIVHVGLGKVNFSEESLRENIGAFVNALLLAKPVGLKKTSKYVGYVKKFTLSSTMGPGFSVTIPSLSAAADNYTKVQVN from the exons atggctcacctccgcctcctccttcccCACTCGCGATGCCACCCGCACCCCCACCGCCTCCTCCCGCTCTTCCGCTTCTGCTCCTCCAACTCCGGCAACCCCCCACCGCCGCCCATCAAGCCCGTCTCGTACGCCCCGAAGCCGCAGCCCCCACCCGCCGCCGAGGCCCCCTCGCCGGAGCCCCCGAGCGCCAGCCCCGACGACCCGCTTCCCAGGAGATTTCAGCAGCAGCCGCAGCCCCAGAATCCGCCGCGGCAGTTCACGAGGCAGGAGATGCGGTTCGCGAACGAGTCGGGCCCCGCGATCGCGCCCGTGTCGTACCCGAGCAGGGTCGCGCCCCTGCCGGAAGACCGTCCAGCGGCCGGAGAGGAGGGGGTGAACGAGGAGGATCTGCGCGGCGAGGGGGAGCGGATCGAGAAGGAGGCCCAGTGGGGGAGGAGGCCCGTCTTCGGTCTCCAGGTGGAGGAGGAGACGGTGCCCTACCCGACGCTCATACCCGTCGTCAAGCGGCCGCAGAAGGTCGCCATTGATCTTGTTGATGCGCTCCGCGAAATCAAG GCCAGTGCAAATGAGAAGAAGCGGAATTTTACTGAAACAGTGGAAGCTCATGTAATGTTAGGTGTTGATCCACGTCGTGGTGACCAG ATGGTCCGTGGAGCCATAACTTTGCCTCATGGCACTGGCAAG actGTCAGGGTAGCAGTATTTGCTGAAGGTCCTGCAGCAGAAGAAGCTAGAGCTGCTGGAGCAGATGTTGTTGGAGGCGACGAGCTGATTGAGGAGATTCGCAAAG GAGGAGGCAAACTAAGCTTCGACAAGTGCATAGCAACCCCAATGTATATGCCTCGGCTTTCAAAG gTCGCTAGAATATTGGGTCCTCGTGGTTTGATGCCAAACCCAAAG TTAGGGTCTGTTACAAATGATGTTTCTGGTGCTGTCAAAGCGGCGAAATCAGGCCGTGTTGATTTCAAAATAGACAAAACTGCTATAGTGCATGTTGGTCTTGGAAAG GTGAATTTTTCCGAGGAGAGTTTACGTGAAAATATTGGTGCTTTCGTAAATGCACTTTTACTTGCTAAGCCTGTGGGCTTAAAGAAAA CTTCGAAATATGTTGGATACGTGAAGAAGTTCACTTTGAGTAGCACA ATGGGACCTGGATTTTCTGTTACCATACCCTCGCTATCAGCAGCAGCTGATAATTATACCAAAGTGCAAGTCAACTAA